ACTGGGGTTTTCGGGGCCAAAGGTGGCAAAATTGGTGGCACTATGAGCAAAGCGAGCCGATCCAAAGTGGCCACCCCCCTGGTAATCGTCGTCGTCCTGGCGGTCGTGGCGGGCGTGGGTGCCTACCTCTACACCAACGCCAAGGACAAGTCCGGCGGGGTGTCCGTCTCCCAGAACGCCTCCGCGACGGCGTCCGTGGCCTCGTTCACCTCGGCGGACGCCGGAACCTGCCTGACCTGGGACGCCTCCAGCGGCGCGGTCAGCGGCTTCGAGCAGACCGACTGCGCCGGCGAGCACCGCTTCGAGGTCTCCTCCCGCGAGGATCTGGCCACCTACCCGAACTCCGAATTCGGAGCCTCCGCGCCCATGCCCGACCTCACCCGCCAGGCCCAGCTGCGCGAGGAGCTGTGCCTTGCCCCCACCCTCGCCTACCTGGGCGGCACCTTCGACCAGCTGGGCAAGTACTCGGTGGCCTCCATCCTGCCGCCGCAGGCCGCGTGGGACCAGGGCGACCGCACGCTCCTGTGCGGCGTCCAGGCCACCGACGAGAACGGCGCCGTCATCGCCACGATCGGCAAGGCCGCGACCCAGGACCAGTCCCGCGTCTTCGACCCGGGCACGTGCGTGAGCATCGACGCCTCCAGCGCCACCCACAAGGTCGACTGCGCCCAGGCACACCAGATGGAGACCACCCAGATCGTCGACCTGACCACCGTCTTCCCGCAGGGCACCCCCAGCATCGATGACCAGGACAACTACCTGCGCGGCGTGTGCACGCAGGCCGCCCGCGACTACCTCGGCGGCGACGACCCGCTCTATTACTCCACGCTGCAGCCGTTCTGGAGCACCATCCAGGCCAACTCGTGGACCGGCGGCTCCCACAGCGTGAACTGCTCGCTCGTGTTCGCCAACCCGGACAACTCCTTCGCCGTGCTCACCGGCTCCGCCAAGGGCGGGCTCACCATCAACGGCGCACCGCCCGCATCCCGCCCGGAGCGCAGCCCGATCGTCAACCCCGACGCGCTGTCGGCCACCGCCGCCGCCCCCGCGCCCGCGGCCCAATGATCGAGGTCTCCGACGAGCGCTTCGAGGAGCTCGTCGACCAGGCGCTGGCGGCCATCCCCGAGTCCGTGATCGATCACGTAAGCAACGTGGCCATCCTCATCGAGGACTTCAACGAGGCCTCCCCGTACATCCTGGGCCTCTACCACGGGGTGGCGCTGACCGAGCGCACCTTCGATCACACCGGGTTCCTGCCGGACACGATCACCATCTATCGCGGCGCGCTGAAGAACTACTGCCACTGCGAGGCGCAGCTGGTCGAGCAGGTTCGCATCACCGTCATGCACGAGATCGGGCACTACTTCGGCCTCGACGAGGACGATCTCCACCGCCTCGGATACGCCTAGCCTGTGGATAACTTTTCAAAGTAGAAAGTTATCCACAGATTTCGGGCCGTTTTCGAGGGGACGGTTGCGCGAATTTATTCCCTTTCCTAGCGTGAGGGCCATGCAGTCACTGAAGGCGATGTTTGCCCTCCGCGCGAACCCCATGAACCTCCTTGCCGAGGCCCATGGGGCAAGCGTCGACGAGCTGGTCGCCGCCGGTGCCGAGCGCCCCGAGGCCGCCCGCATGGTCTCGCTCGCCGAGACCTACCTCGGCCGCACGCCCTACACGCGGATGCAGGCCGACTGTGCCCGCGGCATCGAGGCCAACGGCCACAGCCTCGGCGTGGTGGAGCTCATCGAGCATCTCGCCTCCCGCGTCGCCGACCAACGCCACAAGTGGCGCCTGCGCCTCACGCTCTGCCAGTCCAGCGGCACCCTCGACGAGCTCGAGCGGCTGGGGCGTTCGCTTCTCGACGAACTGAAGAAGCAGCCCGAACGCACCGAGGGAATCTCGATCACCCGCCACGACGACAAGACCTGGTCCGCCCGGCTCACAGGAGACGCCGCGCTCATCGCGGAGATCTGCGGGGCCTTTACCGATAAGGAAGCCCCGGTCCGCGCCATGCACGAGGCGCTGACCACCGGCGCGGGCGTGACCACGACGCTGCGCCCGGTCGTGGTGGTGGAGCTGGACAAGCTCTACCAGGTGCTCGACGGCACCCGCGACGAGACCGTGTTCCGCTGCACCGACGGCGTCGTGCGCTCGAGCACGCAGGTGCTCAAGCTGCTCATCGACGAGGACGACTGGGACTTCGCGCTCATCCACCCGCTCGAGGGCCCGGTCGACCTCGTGCGCACCAAGCGCACGGCCAACCTCAAGCAGCGCATCCTCGCCGCGGCCGAGAACCCCACCTGCGCGTGGGACGGCTGCAAGAAGCCCGCCGACGAGTGCCAGGTCCACCACCTGGTGGCCTGGCAAAACGGCGGCCACACGACCAGCTCGAATCTGGCCACCTGCTGCGCCTATCACAACGGCGTCAACGACGATAACCCCAACGCCCCTCCCCGACGCGGCGCCCTCGCCCGCATCGGCGGCAAGGTCAGGCGCGTCTGGCGGCCCTAGAAGAGGGCTCGCCGCGCGCCTACAGGCGCACGCCCGCCCAGCTTTCGCACTCCCACGAGCCGAATTCGCCGGTGGGATGCAGCACCACCATCGCGCAGTTGGCGAGGTAGGTGTCGAAGGCGACATCCGCCGGCACATTCGAGGAATAGCGCCCGGCGATACGGATGGCCGCCCCATGGCCGACCAAGAGGTAGTCCCGGTCATCCTCCGCGATCCGCGCGGCCAGGCCCTCCATCACCGGACGGTATCGGTCAAGAACCTGTCGCGGGTTCTCGCCGCCGGGCATGGACACACCCAGCCCGTCATGCATCCAGCCGTGCAGCGCCTCGCGGTAGGCCCGGTGCGCCCCCGGCTCGCTACGCCCCTCGTAGTCACCGACGAAGATCTCCTGCAGCCCCGGCGTGACCTCGATCGAGACCGAGCCGCGCGCGAGGCCCTTGGCCTGCTCGTAGGTGTTGATCACCCGCAGCGCCGTCTGCTGCGCGCGGATCGCCACCGAGCACAGCGCCCCGCCCAGGTCGTCGGTGACCTCCGCCAGCTGCGGCCCGGCTAAGCGCGCCTGCTGCTTGCCCACCAGCGTCAGCTCCGCCCCCGGTGGCCGCGTGTCGAGGATCCGCGACGCGTTCGAGTACGTGCGCCCGTGGCGCATGAGGATGATGCGACCCATCTACCTCGTCCCCTCCTTCAGCGCCCGCACCCAGGCGGTCGCCTCCTCGAGCCGGGCCGTGTCCCGGGCGAGCCGCTCGTCATCGCGGGGCACCTCCGCCGGCCACGAGCCTAGGAACTGGATCTCCGCGCAGCGCAGGTAGAGCGCGCGCAGCGCC
This is a stretch of genomic DNA from Corynebacterium vitaeruminis DSM 20294. It encodes these proteins:
- a CDS encoding septum formation family protein — translated: MSKASRSKVATPLVIVVVLAVVAGVGAYLYTNAKDKSGGVSVSQNASATASVASFTSADAGTCLTWDASSGAVSGFEQTDCAGEHRFEVSSREDLATYPNSEFGASAPMPDLTRQAQLREELCLAPTLAYLGGTFDQLGKYSVASILPPQAAWDQGDRTLLCGVQATDENGAVIATIGKAATQDQSRVFDPGTCVSIDASSATHKVDCAQAHQMETTQIVDLTTVFPQGTPSIDDQDNYLRGVCTQAARDYLGGDDPLYYSTLQPFWSTIQANSWTGGSHSVNCSLVFANPDNSFAVLTGSAKGGLTINGAPPASRPERSPIVNPDALSATAAAPAPAAQ
- a CDS encoding metallopeptidase family protein; this encodes MIEVSDERFEELVDQALAAIPESVIDHVSNVAILIEDFNEASPYILGLYHGVALTERTFDHTGFLPDTITIYRGALKNYCHCEAQLVEQVRITVMHEIGHYFGLDEDDLHRLGYA
- a CDS encoding HNH endonuclease; this translates as MQSLKAMFALRANPMNLLAEAHGASVDELVAAGAERPEAARMVSLAETYLGRTPYTRMQADCARGIEANGHSLGVVELIEHLASRVADQRHKWRLRLTLCQSSGTLDELERLGRSLLDELKKQPERTEGISITRHDDKTWSARLTGDAALIAEICGAFTDKEAPVRAMHEALTTGAGVTTTLRPVVVVELDKLYQVLDGTRDETVFRCTDGVVRSSTQVLKLLIDEDDWDFALIHPLEGPVDLVRTKRTANLKQRILAAAENPTCAWDGCKKPADECQVHHLVAWQNGGHTTSSNLATCCAYHNGVNDDNPNAPPRRGALARIGGKVRRVWRP
- a CDS encoding histidine phosphatase family protein, translating into MGRIILMRHGRTYSNASRILDTRPPGAELTLVGKQQARLAGPQLAEVTDDLGGALCSVAIRAQQTALRVINTYEQAKGLARGSVSIEVTPGLQEIFVGDYEGRSEPGAHRAYREALHGWMHDGLGVSMPGGENPRQVLDRYRPVMEGLAARIAEDDRDYLLVGHGAAIRIAGRYSSNVPADVAFDTYLANCAMVVLHPTGEFGSWECESWAGVRL